Genomic DNA from Corylus avellana chromosome ca4, CavTom2PMs-1.0:
GTAAAGAATTTTTgtgcattaacaaacaataaacaacataaTAAGTATAAAAATCAATCAAGAACTTTGCAATGAAATTAGTTCCGATTACAGCTAGGAGAATTGAATACAACCCCAGACAAAAAAGCTCAagtatatatatccaacataCCAATTTTCTGTTACAAATTATAGGCCATAAAAGTTCCTAATTAAAAGATCATTTCCCGGAGAAAAAAGGCATAGCCACAATCAAATTGTCTTCAAAAGaacggaaaagaaaaaaaactagatAATATTCACCCCTGCATCCAGAATTTCCCGTGCACAAAACGACTCCCCAGGAGCTTCACGCCTGcaattgaagaaaacaagatTAAAAATGGAATGAATAACAAGGCAAAAGTACACATACATAACCTCCCAAATTACCACCCTATTGTCAATCTTCCCCTACACTACCAAAGAAAGTCAATATAACCCCTAAACCAACAAAAAtgacccaattttttttttcattaagacaaaaaatatccgtataattttttttttaaacaaaaattaaagataataatTACCCAttcaaagataaaaacaaaGGGGATTGGGAGCAATAAGATGGAAAAAGAAGCATCCGTGCTCTAAAATCCAATGTAGTACATTTGACCATCAACAAAAGTGTACCACCCGTATACAATTTAATGTTGTTAACTcctaaccaatttttttttttttgataagtaataactcCCAACCAAATTACAGTGCGATGTTTGCTTAGAGCACATATATTTGACCTACTATATCTTGTAGAGGGGATATTAGGTCTCAATATTTACCTTGTTTGCAATGTTGTTAGAGAGCCAATCCAGCCCCTCATAAAGCCCCTCTCCTGAGGTTGCACAGGTGCTCTGGATGTACCTGAAAAACCAGGGAACGTATTAGAACCAATTAGGACAAATATGATGGAGACAAAAGATATTATTATGAATTACAGGATTGAACCATGATAAGAAAGTTTACCAGTGGCGTTGGCGGAGAGAGTGGAGGCCAAGCTTATCAGTAATCTCAGCAGCATTCATTGCATTAGGAAGATCTTGTTTGTTAGCAAATACAAGCAACACTGCATCACGCAATTCGTCCTGAAACCAAATAGAAATAGACATTAGTAGTTTGATCCATCATATACAGAAAGTGAAGCTGAAAATGGAAAAATGGCTTCTGAAGACTCCAATGTCGATGCCAAAGAAAACTTCACTCAAACAAGGGACAGATATCTTTGACAACAAAATTCATCCCtccaagaaattttttctcaGCAATAGTACATAAGTTTGGCAAAGTCATTAATCTGGAACCTGCTTTATAGCCAATACTGCATGATAGACTCTTAACATCAATCAGGTATACATCATTTGAGCATTCTAATTAACATGTTCTGGGCATATACAATTTATGCCAAGTAGAAAGGATCATTAATGTTGCACCTGCTTTTATAGCAAATACCACCagataaaaaagttttttttaaaaatgctttctctatcaattattttttggcaGAAAAATCACTGTAGATCAAAAGCAAACTGATAAATGCAGCAACTTCTCAAAATTTATACACGTTCACAGTATTTCATTAATTCCACACGTTACTTTAATTGTATGAGAGAtaatacacatatatatttcCTTACCGTACATCTAAAAAGAccacaagaaattaaaaagttcatATCAGAGAACATTTACTCCGAATGAATGCTACTTGAGAGTCAAAGCACAATTCTTCCAAATGAAACAAATAACATGTCATAAGCATAAAAGCTTCCACAAGTTATAACTTCACATATACTATAGGAATTTAGGCTGCACAATTAATAAAACCATGATGGATCACACATAATGAAATGGcaaagaatgaaaaaagaatcaaattcaaaagagaTTCCATAATGACTAACAAGCTTATGATATCCTTATCatgtcatttaatttattatgaaaATATCCACTCCAAATTCCCTCCAATTAAAATCCAAATcataataagatttttttttttgataagtaattcatAATAAGATTTAACTCCTATCTAACATACCTCGTTCAGCATCCTATGCAATTCATCCCTAGCCTCAACAACACGGTCTCTGTCATTGCTGTCCACAACAAATATAAGACCCTGGGTGTTCTGAAAGTAGTGCCTCCACAAGGGACGGATCTGTAAAAGACAAAATCTTCACTGTTTATCCATTATAAGGGAActtcataaggaaaaaaaaaaagaaaaagaaaagtgatttcatccaaaaatatcaaatttcagGCCTTTGAAAAAAGTGAGGAACCACAGTCCAACATAATTTATAGTCAGAAAATTCAATCAATTAACAAAATATCAGAATCAAAGAAGGATCATTGCTTCTTACCTTGTCCTGACCCCCAACATCCCAGACAGTAAAGCTGATGTTCTTATATTCCACAGTCTCTACATTGAACCCTGCAAATGAAGTATATTTGCTAGATAACAATAATTCATCATAAAAATTTACCAAGACAATACCATAAATGTTGTCAACTACATGGAAGCATGAAAATCTAAAACATGAAGATAATTAGATGAGGATCACCAAATAGAATGATTGGTTTAGCACATTCTCTCTTCAACCAAACCATAAAATTTAATCAtcattgataaaaaatataagtactctaaaaaaattgattaaagtTCGATCTTTAATACCATTTAAGCATATATTATGGTTGTTACCAATCTAAAGAAGACTAATAAATAATGACGCTTTTGATATTCAAGGAAAAACCATGCATCTACACTGTATCACAACAATAATCACATGTTGATTACATGTAATTATGTTATACAGTACATACAACtcacaaaaaatgaaatactGAAAGTGATCATTCAGGAACTTACCAATGGTAGGAATGGTTGTGACGATCTCACCAAGCTTGAGCTTGTAGAGGATGGTAGTCTTACCAGCAGCATCAAGACCAACCATCAGAATTCGCATTTCTTTCTTGGCGAAAAGCCGGCTGAAAAGTTTCGTGAATGTCAGCCCCATATCTCTTTCTGGCTGTTGATCCCTACACATTTACACGCCAATTAACAAATATCCATATTAAAATTCATCATTAATACATGCATAGAGcaacataaattatattattCATCACGATTCAGTTTCAATATTTCATCAGAAAATGTACTCAATACGTATTAGCTGGTAAAAATTTCCTGATGCAAATCTTAACCCATAAATCCCAAAATAAGCCTAGAAAGCTACTCGAAAGAGAATCTCGTAGCCACACATATATGGAGCATCTATTCTTGACAGATCGAACAGATCCGTCGGTAAAAGTAAAAGCATCACCACAGAAACACCGAAATTCTATGAAAATGGACCTCAGCAAGCACGATAAGGAAATTTCGATTCCTTTACCATGAATTCCTAGGAAAATAATACGCTTTCACCACTAAACACAACAGATCCAAATGAATTCCGCAACAGGATCTTCAGATCAGAAGAGAGACATGACGAAACAACCGAATtccaaaacataaacaacaaaatGCATCACAAAACCCCCAAATTCATACGAATCCGCGGAATTCGAATGAAACTCACAATTCTCAAATTACAGAAGAGATCATACCAAAGGGCTAAAAAAATCTAGGAAAAGAAATGCATATCGTTTTAATGATCAAGCTTCTACGATTATCAAAGTACAAAAAGCGATTAAGATTCGAGGCTTCGGATTTACCTTCGGAGAGCTTCGCAGAGGGATCTAAATACGCTGAGGaaaagagagagcgagagagaaaggAGAAGCTTCAAACCAACGCTAAATATATTATATGAGGGTGAGGATCGTAAACTAGAGGGGATATATAAATTGGAAACCACGGGGTGGCTCCAGACTGCTTTCTGCGATACAAGATTTAAAAAATGACGAGAATACCCTCCTGGATCGTGCGTGGATATTACGAGTGTGTGTTACGTTGCCTGTCCAATCGGTGATAGCCACGCCATTAAAGCGAATGATGAGGAGAGGTACCAGAGCAACCGGACCGTCCCTTGCCATTCCTAAGTGACGAGAATGCCCTTGCATTTTTATTGGAACATCAGGGAAAATAGAACATGAGCTGCACGACGAATTTGGTAGTGGCCAAGTCAAAGACCGAAAGAGTCATTTGACTCCGAAAATACTGATACAAGAAGTAACTTTTGGTTCAAATTCAAACTCaggtttttaaaaaagcacaaatttaaatcagaaagagagagagccaaCGTAAATCACCTCTCTAAAAAAGGTCTTTAGAACATAGTAACGGTACATATTAAACATTCTATAAATATTTCACAAAATTGATATTGAAACATCTAGTAGTTATTGAATATATAttctcaaggggtagctcaatcggctgtgaaccatgcctcatgaagcgaaggtcactaattcgaattcccTCTTTCCCTTCCCTtctgtggacatgtcaaaaaaaaaaaaaagaagttatatatatatattttaacaatcgTTGATCTAATGATTATTAAACCTAAAACGTTTACTTTGCGAGATATTTGTATGATATATAGcattaaattaatgtttaaaatcatacttttatCCAGCTATGCTCATGCAGAACCGTCAATCAACCccggttataaaaaaaaaaattcaaaagttggTGCTATatcaacaaaatataataaaaatttaatatataacattactcttatagTTATTACAATCatgagtaatatttttttttttattgaatggtTTATTTCATCTATTTAGTATGTGGAGGTTTCCAATTGTATCAATTCTCAACGTTAAAGATTATGATCACTCCAAACTAACCGGCCCCAAGAAAAATATCGACATATAATAGCCGGCATGGCTCAAATCAAACGTTACACgcgttttataaaatttttggaAGCAAGGAGagaaagataaacaaaaaccctaatatgCAATCAAGTTAAATTCAACAAGTGTAAAGCACTAAAATTCCCACCTCTATCCTTCATTGCATGCTAACTCTTGTTTGGAAAACCATTTGCAAATTTATTAACTATCGGGCTTTTTAGTAAACACCAGTTTCTCTT
This window encodes:
- the LOC132180115 gene encoding ADP-ribosylation factor 2 isoform X1, with the translated sequence MGLTFTKLFSRLFAKKEMRILMVGLDAAGKTTILYKLKLGEIVTTIPTIGFNVETVEYKNISFTVWDVGGQDKIRPLWRHYFQNTQGLIFVVDSNDRDRVVEARDELHRMLNEDELRDAVLLVFANKQDLPNAMNAAEITDKLGLHSLRQRHWYIQSTCATSGEGLYEGLDWLSNNIANKVNIET
- the LOC132180115 gene encoding ADP-ribosylation factor 2 isoform X2; protein product: MGLTFTKLFSRLFAKKEMRILMVGLDAAGKTTILYKLKLGEIVTTIPTIGFNVETVEYKNISFTVWDVGGQDKIRPLWRHYFQNTQGLIFVVDSNDRDRVVEARDELHRMLNEDELRDAVLLVFANKQDLPNAMNAAEITDKLGLHSLRQRHWYIQSTCATSGEGLYEGLDWLSNNIANKA